The Bosea sp. 685 DNA window GCTGGAGAATTCCTTCCCGCCTGAGCTGGTCGCCGCGATGGTCGAGCAAGGCGCCCTGCCCGGCATTCTCGGCAACAAGCATGCGTCCGGCACCGCGATCATCGACGAGCTCGGCGCGGAGCACATCAGGACCGGCAAGCCGATCTGCTACACCTCGGTCGACTCCGTGCTCCAGATCGCAGCTCACGAGGAGCTGTTCGGGCTGGAGCGGCTTTACGAACTCTGCCGCAAGACGCGGCTTCTCGTCGACCCGCTGAAGATCGGCCGCGTGATCGCAAGGCCCTTCCTGGGGACGGCCGAGGACGGCTTCAAGCGCACCGGGAACCGCAAGGATTTCGCCATTCCGCCGCCTGACGAGACCCTGCTCGACCGGCTGGCGGCACAGGGGCGCACGGTCATCACCGTCGGCAAGATCGGCGACATCTTCGCCCATCGCGCGACCGGCGAAGAGATCAAGCCTTTCGGCAATGCCGCGATGTTCGAGGCCGCGCTGGCGGCGCTGGAGCGCCTGCCCGATGGCGGCTTCTGCTTCGTCAACCTCGTCGACTTCGACAGCGAATACGGCCACCGCCGCGACATACCCGGCTATGCCGCCGCGCTGGAAGCCTTCGACGCGGCACTGCCGCGCCTGGAGGCCAGGCTGAGACCAGGCGATATCGCCATGATCACCGCCGATCATGGCAATGATCCGACCTGGCCCGGCACTGACCATACGCGCGAGCACACGCCGATTCTCGCCTTCGGGCCTGACGTGGCTGCGGGTTCGATCGGCAGACGCGAAAGTTTCGCCGACATCGCGGCGTTGCTGGGAACCTGGCTCGATATCGGCGTGGTGGGGCCGGGCCGCCCCTGGTAGCGTTCAGGCCGCCGCGACCAGAGTACAGAACGCCGCGACCTCATGGCGGATGCTGTGCGCCTGCGCGGCAAGCGCATCGGCCGCCTCCTGCAATTGCTCCGCCGCATCATGCGAGCGCACCGTCATCAGCTCGAAATTGCCGACGACACCGACACCGCGCCTGGCGCCCTCGAACGAAAGCTGGACCTGGCGCGCGATCTCCGCGGTCGCCCGATCCTGCTCATGGACCGCAACCGCGATCGCCTCAGCCACTTTCTCGACCTCACCCATTGCGCCAACGATATCGCGGATGGCCTTGAGCGAGCGCTGCGAGGCGATCTGCATCGCATGGATCTGGCCTGAGACTTCGTCAGTGGCGCGAGCGGTCTGCGCCGACAATGTCTTCACCTCGCTGGCGACAACCGCGAAGCCACGCCCCATCTCGCCGGCACGCGCCGCCTCGATCGTGGCATTCAGCGCCAGCATGCTGGTCTGCGCCGCGATGCCGCGAATGATCTCGACGACAGCGCCGACATTCTCGCTGTTGCGGGCAAGCTCCTCGATCTCATCGCTGGCGCGGCGGGCGAGATCGGCTGCGTTCTTGGAACCGTCGGCGGAATGCGAGACGTTTCGGCCGATCTCACCGATCGATTCCGCGAGCTGACCGCTCGCATTGGCAAGCTGATCGATGCCGCGCGTCGTCGCATCCGCAGCCTCAGAGACCAACGCCATCTGCTGGCGCGCCTGATCCGACGTGCCGGTCAGTTCGCGCGACCCGCCCTGCATGGTCTCGGCCGCGCGATCGAGTACCGCCATGGCCCGCTCCATCTGGGAGCGGAAGCTCTGGACGATCTCGCGCAGCGCCTCCGCGCGCCGCCCGAGCTCGCCAGCCTGGCGCTTTTCGCGTTCGCCCGCCATCCGCTCGCGCTCAGCGATCTCGTTGGCGCGCTGCAGGCTGTTTTCATTGGTCGCGAACATCCGCCCCAGGATCACGGCAAGTGCCGCCAGGAACGCGGTTTCGATGATGACGATCACGGCGTGCAACAGCACGCGCAGGAGGCTGCCACCCTGATAGAACACGGCGGACGGCAGGATGTATTGCAGGGCGAGGTGGTGGAGCGCTGTCAAAGCGGCGCCCATCACGATGGGACGCCAGTCGCAGAAGCCAGCGAGCAAGGCCAGGACCGCGAAATAGTACATATGCGTATCGGGCTGCCAGGGATGGCCGGCGAAGCTATAGACCAGCATCGAGACCTGGCCGATCAGCACGAGCGCAATGACGAGCTGCGTGACGATGGCGACGCCGCAGCGCAGGTAGAGCAGCAAGGCGCCCATAGCCAGCAGGAAGGCACAGGACGCCGGCAGCAGGATGTCTCCGCCGCGGAACCAGATGCTCAGCGCCAGGATCGGCACGTGCAGGAATGCGAGCCCCAGCAGCACGCGGGCGACGGCGGCGCGAATGCCCGTCAAGGTCCAGATCATAGGAATGGTTCCACAGACGCGCGGGAATCGAGGCAGCCGGCGAGTCCGTCAAGCGCCAGCATGAGCAAGGCGCCTCGCGGCCTGACGGTCTCGGCTTCGGCTTCGGCAGCGGCCGCGATCACGATGAAAGGTGAAATGCCACCGCGCAGGACGCGATGCCCGGCCGCGAGGCTTCGCGCCATCGCGTCCTGCTGCGGCATCCATGGTGGGAAGATGATCGCCTGCGGCACGGCCCGGCCGATCGAGGCCTGAGGCAAGCTGAGCACGGCAGCGAGGCTGACAGCCATCAGAGTCAGCACCACGATGCAGCCATCTCGCAGGGCCGCAACCCGCCCGCTATTGGCGGAGGCTCCGATCAGGCTTCCCGATGTCATGGGATGTAGGTTTCTCCGGGGCGCCAAGGTTTCTGTGCGTTTCCGGATGAACTGGGGCCACTCCCGTAAAGTTTTACTTAAAGATGAAGGCGAGGCCTAACCGTGATGATTTTTAGCGCTGCCGTTTACTGTTTTTAAGAGGTTGAAGATTACAACTGTAGATAGTATTTAAATACCGGAAGGTGCATCCCATGTGGACCTCAGCAAACCGGTTCCGTCGGAACGAAGTCGCCACGAGCGCAGTCGAATTCGCGATGATCGCGCCTGTGCTCCTTCTGATGATCTTCGGAATAATCGGCTATGGCTATGTTCTGGGCATTTATCACGGCATCCAGCAAGTCGCTTCCGAAGCCGCACGCGCCTCCGTTTCCGGCGTAACAGACACCGAACGTGACCAGATCGCGCGTGCTTTCGTCACGGCGAACGCGTCCTCCTACGCTTTCATCGATCCGACCAAGGTGACCGTGACGACAGCCCAGAGCGGCGCGCCGCAGCAGACCTTCTCTGTCGCGGTCGCCTACGACATGTCCGGAACGCTCTTCCAGAGCCTCGCCTCGCTTGTTTCGCTACCACCACCCACGGTTGTACGTCGAGCCGTCATCCAGCGCGGCGGCTACTGAACTCAAATCTTTGCTCTCGCCCCTCGCAGGAGGCCGTGATGAATCGCAGCTTCAAAGCTTTTGCCAAGAACGAGCGCGGCGGCGCGGCCCTGCTCTTCGCCGCCGGGATCTTCGTCCTTTTCGGTTTTGGGGCGATGGCGGTCGATGTCGGCAGCTTCTTCTATGAGAAGCGGCGGCAGCAGACAGCCAACGATCTCGCAGCGCTTGCAGCCGCGGCGGATCTGCCGCGCGCCAAGGCTGCCGCGCAGGCTACCGCCGGCAGCAACGGCTACGCTGCCACGACCGTCCAGACCGTGCAGACCGGCATCTACAACGCCGACGCGACCATACCGGTCAACAGCCGCTTCACGCCCAGCACGGCGACGACAGCTAACGCCGTCAAGGTCGAGATGCGCGGAGTGACGCAGATGTTGCTCGGCCGCGTTTTCGCGGCGACCAGTTCGCCAAGCACGGCTCAAGCCAGCACGACGCTGGCGAGCTTCTCGAATGGCGACGTGCCGATCGGCAGCAGCGCCATCGCGGTGCAGGATGCGCAGGCGGCCTTCGCGGTCGGCTCAAGGCTGGCACAGCTGGACGGCGGTCTCCTGAACAGCCTGCTCAGTTCGCTCCTGGGCAGCAGCGTCTCCCTTTCCGTGATGGACTATAACGGGCTGGCGCAGGCGCGGATCGACCTGTTCACATTCGCCAAATACCTGGCGTTGCGCGCCAACCTGTCGGCCGTGACCTATGACGACGTGCTGAAGGCGAATGTGAAACTCGGCGACGTGCTATACGCCGCTCAGCAGGCTGCGCGCGACAACAGCACCAGCAGCGTAACGGCGAACAATGCGCTCTCGCAGCTGGCCACGACGACGTCCAGCTCGGCGCAGCGCGTCGACCTGACCAAGCTCATCTCGTTTGGCCCCGCCGGCCAGACAGCGCTGTCGCTGCCGGGGCCGATCGTGGCTTCGCTTACGGCGCTAGACCTGGTCTCGGCGGTCGCCCAGATCTCAAATGGCACGCGCCAGATCGACACGGGGCTATCCATCAATATCCCCGGCCTGGCGTCTGTCACGCTCAAGCTTGCCATCGGCGAGCGGCCGGTGGGCACGACCCTCGTCAGTGTCGGACGCGCTGGCGCAACCGTCCACACCGCCCAGACCCGCCTGCTGCTGACGATCAACCTCGTCGGCAGCGGACAAGCCTCACTGGTGAACCTGCCGCTCTATCTCGAACTCGCCTCCGCGACGGCGAAGCTCACGAGCGTCCAGTGCACCCCGGGAGACGTCACCACCTCCCGCGTCACGCTCGGCGTCACACCGGCCGTGGTCGATGCCTGGATCGGGCAGGTCTCGCTGGCGGATTTCAACAACTTCAGCGCGAGCCCGAACCCTCCCGCCGCCGTGGTCCTGAACGTCGCCGGGCTCCTCAAGGTGACCTTGCGGGCACATGTTACCATGACGAACCTGGCTGAGACCCCGGTGAACTTCACCTATCCGGAGATCCTGCGCGGCGACAAACGCACGACTTCGACGCAGGATTTCATCGCGAGCCTGCTGTCGAATCTCTTCAACAGCCTGGACCTTCGTGTCGACTTGCTGGGGCTGGGGTTGGACCTCGGCGGCGTCGGCAACCTCGTCGGCAGCATCGTCGCGGCCGCGGCGACCCCGATCGACCAGTTGCTCACCGGGCTGCTCGGGACGCTCGGCATCGGCCTCGGCCAGGCCGATAGCTGGGTCACCGGTGTGCGCTGCGGCGGCTCCCTGCTGGTGCGCTGAAGCCGAAGCGGCAGGTCAAGCCCTCAACCTGTGCTTGATGCGCTGCATCAAGCCGTCGCGCACCTCGCGATAGGCCTCCAGCACCTGCTCGCGTGAGCCCTGCACGACGGTGGGGTCGATCGTCGGCCAGTATTCGACATCGGCAGCGACCGTGCGCGTCAGGTCGAGCGCCTTGTGGTGGGCTTCCGGCGAGAGCGAGACGATCAGGTCGAAATTCAACCCCTCCCACTCTTCCAGCTCCTCGACCGATTTCGGCTTGTGCTTGTGCGCGTCGATGCCGATCTCGTCGAGAACCGTGAGCATGAAGCCGTCGACCTCGCCCCGTCTGGCTCCGGCCGACTGGACATAGATCGACTTGCCGAAAAAATGCTTGGCCATCGCCTCGGCCATGGGCGAGCGCACCGCGTTTTGCGCGCACATGAACAGCACGCTTTGAACCTTGCGCGGGGCGGCCGGCTCCACCCTCCTCAGCCCTTCCAGTGCAGGGCATAGATCAGGGTGAAGAGCCGCCGCGCCGTATCGAAATCGATCTCGACCTTGCTCGCGAGGCGGTCCACCAGGATGTGCGCCGCCTCGTCGTGAAGGCCGCGCCGGCCCATATCGATCGATTCGATTTGCGACGGCGTGGCGGTGCGGATGGCAGCGTAATAGCTCTCGCACACCATCGCATAGTCCTTGATGATACGGCGCAGCGGCGTCAGCGAGAGATGATGCGCGACGACGGGAACGCCGTCGGCCTGCCTGATGTCGAAGACCAGCCGGCGCTCGACCAGCGCCAGATGCGCCAGATAGGGCCCGCCATCATGGCCGGGAAGCGCGAAGCGATTGCGCTCGATCAGATCGTAGATCGCGACCGCTCGCTCATGCTCCTGATCCGGCGAGCCACGCCCGAGCGAGGCTTCGTCGAGCGTGACGCCGATCAGGCATTTCGACTCCGACATGCTGTCTCCGATCGAACCGGACGGCGCTAGAGCAGGCTCACAGATTCAATCTGATCGTCACGGAACGACCATGCGCCTGCAAGCCCTCCGCTTCGGCAAGCCGGACGGCGGCCGGCGCGAGCGCGCGCAGCGCCTCAGGCCCGCATTGCAGCAGCGAGGTTCGCTTCATGAAATCGAGCACTCCGAGCCCGGAGGAAAACCGGGCCGAACGCGCCGTCGGCAGGACATGGTTGGGCCCGCCGACATAGTCGCCGATGGCCTCGGGCGTATGACCACCGATAAAGATCGCGCCCGCATTGCGGATCCTGGCCGCCAGGCCTTCGGGCTCGGCCGTCATGATCTCGAGATGCTCGGGCGCGAGCCGGTCGACCAGCGGGATCGCGGCCTCAAGATCTGCGACCAGCAGGATCGCGCCGTAATCAGCCCAGCTCTTGCCGGCGATCTCGGCGCGCGGCAGCGTCGCGAGCTGCGCGATAACCGCCTTCTCGACCTCGCCGGCCAAACCGGCATCGTCCGTCATCAGGATCGACTGGGCCGAGACGTCGTGCTCGGCCTGGGCCAGCAGGTCGGCGGCGATCCAGTCGGGATTTGCCGAACCGTCCGCGATGACCAGCACCTCGGAGGGACCGGCGATCATGTCGATACCGACCTGGCCGAAGACGCGCCGCTTGGCGGCGGCGACATAGGCGTTGCCAGGCCCGACGATCTTTGAGACCGGGGCGATCATCGCCGTGCCATAGGCGAGCGCGGCCACAGCCTGCGCGCCGCCGATGCGATAGACCTCGTCGACGCCGGCAAGCCGCGCCGCGGCCAGCACCAGCGGGTTGGTTTCGCCGCGCGGGGTCGGCGCAACCATCACCACCCGGTCGACACCGGCGACCTTGGCCGGAACGGCGTTCATCAGCACCGAGGACGGGTAGCTCGCCGTGCCGCCCGGCACATAGAGGCCGACCGCCTCGATCGCGCTCCAGCGCCAACCGCTTGCGACCCCGGCCTCGTCGGTGAACCAGGCATCCTGCGGCTTCTGGCGCAGATGATAGGCCTCGATCCGTGCGCGTGCCGTTTCCAGCGCCACGAGCTGCTCGGGCGGGCTGGCTTTGACGGCGGCATCGATCTCCGCCTCGGAGACGCGCAGGGTCTGTGGCGTCAGGTCGAGCCCGTCGAAGCGGCTGGTATAGGCGATGAGCGCTGCATCGCCCTGGGCGCGGACCTCGGCGATGATGTCGGCGACGACGCGGTCGACCTCCTCCGAGACCTCGCGCTTGGCGCCCAGCAGGTTCTGGAAATCCTGCTCGAAGCGTGCATCCCTGTCGTCGAGCCTGATCGGCATCGCAAAACCTTAAGAGCTATGGCGTGGAAGAGGTCAGGCGCCGTTGGGATGGTCGGGCGTCGCGACCGCTTCCCAGACCGGGCCAAGGTCCTTCATCTGAGCTTCGATGCATTCGACGCCGAGCCGGATCGCGGCGCCGTCCGAGAAGTGCAAGGTGACGTCTCCGGTCGGGCCGTCGCGCTCGTCGAAGGTGATTGCCAGCAGGTTCAGGACGGTGCCCGGGGCAGCTGTGTCGATCCCGGTGCTGCGGACCGCGGTGACCCGCTCGAAATGCAGCGCGGCGAGACGCCGCCGGCGCTGCCTGGCCTGCGCGCCCGCCCAGTCGAACCGGCGCGCCGCGAGCGCGAAACGCTTTTCGCCCGGAAGATAAGCGATATCCGCCACCTTCAGGACAGCATCCTGGAGATGAGCGGACAGGATCGCCAGATCGTCAGCGTCGAGTGCGATCAGCTTCAGCGGGTCTGCGGCGTCAATCGGCATCGCGATGTTCTGGCGAGGCCGCGCGGCAACGTCAACTGCTGATGCGTTCGACCTCGGCGCCGCAACGGGTCAGCTTCGCCTCGAGCGCCTCGAAACCGCGGTCGAGATGGTAGACGCGGTTGATCGTGGTGTCGCCTTCGGCGGCAAGCCCGCCGATGACGAGCGAGACCGAGGCGCGCAGATCCGTCGCCATCACCGGTGCGCCGGTGAGCTTGGCGACGCCCTCGACATAGGCGGCATCGCCGTCGAGCCTGATCTTGGCGCCCAGCCGCGCCAGTTCCTGCACATGCATGAAGCGGTTCTCGAAGATGGTCTCGCGAATGCGCGAAGTGCCCTTGGCCCGCGTCATCAGCGCCATGAACTGCGCCTGGAGATCCGTCGGGAAACCAGGGAAGGGATCGGTGTCGATATCGACGGCGTTCAGCGCCTGGCCGTTGCGGCGCACGCGGATACCCTCATTGGTCGAGCTGATGTCGACACCCGCCTTGGTCAGGACATCGAGCGCCGATTGCAGCAGGTCGGGCCGTGCGCCTTCAAGCAGCACGTCGCCACCCGTCATCGCGACGGCCATGGCATAGGTCCCGGTCTCGATACGGTCGGGCAGGACCGCGTGGTGGGCACCGCCAAGGCGGGCGACGCCGGTGACGACGATACGCGAGGTGCCGGCCCCCTCGATCTTGGCGCCCATCTTGACGAGGCAGGCGGCAAGGTCGGTCACCTCCGGCTCGCGCGCGGCATTCTCGATGACCGTCGTGCCATCGGCCAGCACGGCAGCCATCAGGGCGGTATGGGTGCCGCCGACCGTAACCTTCGGGAAGTTGATCTCGGCGCCCTTCAGGCCCTTGGGCGCCCGCGCCAGGGCGTAGCCATTCTCGATGGTGATCTGTGCGCCGAGTTTCTCCAGCGCCATCAGCAGCAGATCGACGGGGCGCGTGCCGATGGCGCAGCCGCCGGGCAGCGAAACCTTGGCCTCACCCATGCGCGCCAGGATCGGAGCGATGACCCAGAAGCTCGCCCGCATGGTCGAGACCAGTTCATAGGGCGCGCAGGTATCGGTGATCTGGCGAGCCGTCAGCGAGACGGTCTGGCCGCTTTCGGCCGACTGGCCGATACGCTTGCCCGCGACTGTGCGATCGACCCCCTGATTGGACAGGATGCGCGACAGCGCCGTGACGTCGGAGAGGCGCGGCACATTGACCAGCGTCAAGGTCTCGTCCGTCAACAGGCTCGCGATCATCAGCGGGAGGGCGGCGTTCTTCGCACCCGAGATCTGGATCGTGCCATTGAGGCGCTGGCCGCCGGTAATGCGGATCTTGTCCATCGTGATGACCTGCTGGCCTGCCGCCGCGAAACGCCGGGCGGCGCATGAATTTGAGAATCAGGACCGGGAGGTTTCGGCCTGGGCTTGCGATACCGGTTCCTGCGTTTTCGCTTCATCCGTGCGGCGAGCGCGAGCCTGAGCCTTGCGGCGCTTCAGGTTCTCGCGGAGAGCGGCGGCAAGGCGCGCTCTCTTCTCGTCTTCTGCGGATGGTGGGCGGTTCACGGCATCAACTCGGCATCAACGTTTCAACGCTCGGATCACGGCGAATTCGCGGCGCATCGTTAGCTCTGGTTGTGGTTTTGAACAAGCGGGTGACCGCGCGGCAAGACGTAAGCCCGGCAAGACGCGCCCACTGCCGGCCTTGTCCCGTTTCGCGACAGGTCTTGCGTGCCACAGCGGCTCATCCCGGCATCCCTTCGCCTCGCATCGGGCTTCGCGTGGGACGACACGGCCTCTGAAAAGGACATGATCCGCCGCGATCGGCAAGCTGCGAGAACGATTGTTCCGCCCCAGCGGGAACTCGCGCCCGAATCTTTCCTTCGCGCAGCGAGCGCGCCCGGCAGCACATGATTTGCTCAAGGCGAGGACACGATCGGGATCTGTTCCACATCGTTCAAGGCCTTGGTCACGACACCGGGTCCGAGTTGACGATACGGAATAAAGCTTAACGAAATTAACCATTTCGACGGGATCCCGTTTACAGTTTCTTAACTTCAACTACCTTGACCGGGCGTTCTCGATGCGCGGCAACCGGGAGGTCAGCGGCATGTTCCAGTCTCTTTCGTCAGTTCCGAAGACTGGTTCCGCGACGACTCTCGACAGCTGCGACGTCATCGACGCCATCCGGCATCAGGCCGGCTTCCTGCCCGAGGTGCAGATCGACTACGAACCCGACATCCTGACCTTGTGGGTGACGATCCGGCCGGAGCTGAAGCCGGTTTTCACGCTTCAGCTGCTTGACAGCCTGGGCAAGATTCAGCGCGCGATCTTCGCGCTATGGGGTGCGCCGGACCAATATCACCGCGCTCCGATCCGCTTTCTCGCTTTCCGCGGAACGGGCCCGTTCTTCACGCTCGGCGGCGATCTGGACTTCTATCTCGACTGCCTGGCCAAGAATGATCGCGCGGCGCTGGCCGAATATGCACGGCTCTCGATCGAGGGCGCGGTCTGGAACGCCAGCGGCCTGAACGGCCTCGTGGTCACGCTCTCGACCATTCACGCCAAGGCGATCGGCGGCGGCATCGACGCGCCGCGCTCCTGCAACATCATGATCGCCGAGGAGCAGGCCTCGTTCGTCTACCCCGAAATCAAGTTCAACCATTTCCCGATCACGGCGGTCGCGATCCTGTCGCGCCGCATGGGACCGCGCGCCGCCGAGCAGATGCTGCTCTCCGGCGAGGAGCTCAGCGCCCGCGATTTCATGGCGGCGGGCGGCCTCGAAGCCGTCGTCCCGACGGGAACGGGCGAGAGCTGGATCCGCAAATACGCCGCCGATTCCTTGCCCATGCATGCCGCCAAGACCGCCCTGTTCTCTGCCTTCAACCGCCGCGCCGGCGATCTGAAGGAGGAGCTGGAGCACCTCGGGGAAATCTGGACCAACTGCATGCTGCGGCTGAACCCCAGCGCGATCTCGAAGTTGCAACGCATCGCGCAGACCCAGGACCGCATGCTCGCCCGCGTCTATCAGCGCCCACCTGCGGTTGCAGCAAACGCTTCGAGCGGCCGCTAAGGCCTTATTAAGGCCGTATGCGGCCCCTCCGAATTCGGAGAACGCCCACACCAAACATTTACTTCTGCCGCCATAAAGCATTTAAACGGAGCGACTTGTGGCGAGAGATGCGCAATCTCCGCTTGTCGCCGTAAAGGGCGGGAGCGATGGCGGAAGCCCTCAGGCGATCAGCGGATGGCGGCTTGAGCGATCCGGGCAAGGACTTCGTTCCGGGCAAGGACTTCGACCTGCCCGGCTACCGCCTGCTCGTCAGCTCGCTCTTCTCGTCGCCGGCCTCGATTGTCCCCGGCGGGATCGCCGGCATCCTGACGCCCTATCTGTGCTGGCTCTCGAGCGACAAGCACCTGTTCCTGAATCTGACCGTTCTGGTCGCGCTGATCGTCTCGCTGCGATTGATGACGGTGATCTCCTATCGTCGGCAGGACCATTCCGAGGACAGCCTGCGCGCAACGCGGCGCTGGGATCGCGAGTATTTCTTCGGCGCCACCGCCTTCAGCGCCGTCCTTGGCTATAGCTGCTATGCCGCGCTGGCTCTGACCGACGACGCGGCAGCGCATATCACCTCGGTCGCTTCGACGATCGCGCTCGCCTCGGGCTATGTCTCGCGCAATGCCGGGCGGCCGAAATTCGTCGCGGTGCAGATCCTGACCTTCTGCATTCCGATGGCCGTCGGCCTGATCCAGGCCCATAATGTCTATTATCAGTATATCGGCTATTTCGCCTTTCTGTATGTCGCGGCCAATATCGCGATCACCAACTCGCTGCATCGCAACCTGCTCGCGCTGAGCGACGCGACCAAGCAGTCGAAAGCCCTGGCCTCGGCGCTGCATTCGCAGAATCTGACCCTGGATGCCGCCCTCAACACCATGATCCACGGGCTGGCGATGTTCGACCGCGATCTGAAGCTCGCGGTCAGCAACGCGCCCTATCGCGCGCTCTACGGCATTCCCGAAACGCTCGCGCTGCCGGGCACGCCGTTGACCGCGATCGCCCGTTTCCTGATCGAACGCCAGATCATCGACGCCGAGCAGGTGCGCGACGTCAGGGGCGCGCTCGTCGCGGTGCAGGACATGCAGCAGACGATGACCCGCGAGCTCCAGACCCGGGGCGGTCGCGTGCTCGTCATCACCATCGCGCCGGCAGCCGAGGGCGGCGTGCTGATGCTGACCGAGGACGCGACCGAGCGGAAGGCGACCGAGGCGCGCATCGAGCAGATGGCGCGCTTCGACGAGTTGACCGGGCTCGCAAACCGCTTCGAGTTCAACAACCACATCACCGAGGCCTTCGGCCGGCTGGAGCGGACCGGCGAGGCCTTCGCGCTGCTCTATGTCGATCTGGACGGCTTCAAGCAGGTCAACGACAATCTCGGCCACGATATCGGCGATCGCGTGCTGAGCGAAACCGCGAACCGGCTGAAGAGCACCATTCGCGGCGGCGACCTGCTCGCCCGCTTCGGCGGCGACGAATTCCTGCTGATCCTGCCCTCGGCCAGCCACGCCGTCGTCACCAATATCGCCCAGCGCATGATCGACGCGATGTCCAAGGTCTTCCACCTCGACACCAAGACCGTCTACGTCACGGCTAGCGTCGGCATTGCCATGGCACCCCATGATGGCGCGACGCCGGTGGATCTGCTGCGGCACGCCGACACCGCGCTCTACAAGGCCAAGGCCGCCGGCCGCAACACACTGACCTTCTTCAACCCGGCCATGGCGGAGGAGATGCTCGACCGGCACGAGATCGAGGTCGATCTGCGCAAGGCCTGCGACGATGGCGCGCTCGAACTCTATTACCAGCCGATCATCGACCTGAAGACGCATGAGATCGTGACGCGCGAGGCGCTGATGCGCTGGCACCACCCGACGCGCGGCATGATCCCGCCCGGCGTGTTCATTCCGATCGCCGAGCAATCCGGCCTGATCGCGGCGATGGGGAACTGGGCGATCCGGCAGGCCTGCAAGGATGCAGCGCAGTGGGGCAACGAGATCGGCGTCTCCGTCAACATCTCGCCGCTGCAGTTCCGCGAACCGCGCCGCATCGTCGAAACGGTGAAGGACGCGCTGATCACCTCCCATCTCGGCTCGCACCGGCTGACGCTGGAGGTGACGGAATCGCTGCTGATCGAGGACAATAAGAGCACG harbors:
- a CDS encoding phosphopentomutase: MARAILIVLDSVGCGGARDAHLYGDEGADTLGHIAQACSDGRGDRAGLRKGPLKLPNLVRLGLAHACEASTGQPLAGIVKPVAPEGQYGYGVEISQGKDTPSGHWEIAGCPVPFQWGYFTALENSFPPELVAAMVEQGALPGILGNKHASGTAIIDELGAEHIRTGKPICYTSVDSVLQIAAHEELFGLERLYELCRKTRLLVDPLKIGRVIARPFLGTAEDGFKRTGNRKDFAIPPPDETLLDRLAAQGRTVITVGKIGDIFAHRATGEEIKPFGNAAMFEAALAALERLPDGGFCFVNLVDFDSEYGHRRDIPGYAAALEAFDAALPRLEARLRPGDIAMITADHGNDPTWPGTDHTREHTPILAFGPDVAAGSIGRRESFADIAALLGTWLDIGVVGPGRPW
- a CDS encoding methyl-accepting chemotaxis protein; amino-acid sequence: MIWTLTGIRAAVARVLLGLAFLHVPILALSIWFRGGDILLPASCAFLLAMGALLLYLRCGVAIVTQLVIALVLIGQVSMLVYSFAGHPWQPDTHMYYFAVLALLAGFCDWRPIVMGAALTALHHLALQYILPSAVFYQGGSLLRVLLHAVIVIIETAFLAALAVILGRMFATNENSLQRANEIAERERMAGEREKRQAGELGRRAEALREIVQSFRSQMERAMAVLDRAAETMQGGSRELTGTSDQARQQMALVSEAADATTRGIDQLANASGQLAESIGEIGRNVSHSADGSKNAADLARRASDEIEELARNSENVGAVVEIIRGIAAQTSMLALNATIEAARAGEMGRGFAVVASEVKTLSAQTARATDEVSGQIHAMQIASQRSLKAIRDIVGAMGEVEKVAEAIAVAVHEQDRATAEIARQVQLSFEGARRGVGVVGNFELMTVRSHDAAEQLQEAADALAAQAHSIRHEVAAFCTLVAAA
- a CDS encoding TadE/TadG family type IV pilus assembly protein, translated to MWTSANRFRRNEVATSAVEFAMIAPVLLLMIFGIIGYGYVLGIYHGIQQVASEAARASVSGVTDTERDQIARAFVTANASSYAFIDPTKVTVTTAQSGAPQQTFSVAVAYDMSGTLFQSLASLVSLPPPTVVRRAVIQRGGY
- a CDS encoding pilus assembly protein TadG-related protein, coding for MNRSFKAFAKNERGGAALLFAAGIFVLFGFGAMAVDVGSFFYEKRRQQTANDLAALAAAADLPRAKAAAQATAGSNGYAATTVQTVQTGIYNADATIPVNSRFTPSTATTANAVKVEMRGVTQMLLGRVFAATSSPSTAQASTTLASFSNGDVPIGSSAIAVQDAQAAFAVGSRLAQLDGGLLNSLLSSLLGSSVSLSVMDYNGLAQARIDLFTFAKYLALRANLSAVTYDDVLKANVKLGDVLYAAQQAARDNSTSSVTANNALSQLATTTSSSAQRVDLTKLISFGPAGQTALSLPGPIVASLTALDLVSAVAQISNGTRQIDTGLSINIPGLASVTLKLAIGERPVGTTLVSVGRAGATVHTAQTRLLLTINLVGSGQASLVNLPLYLELASATAKLTSVQCTPGDVTTSRVTLGVTPAVVDAWIGQVSLADFNNFSASPNPPAAVVLNVAGLLKVTLRAHVTMTNLAETPVNFTYPEILRGDKRTTSTQDFIASLLSNLFNSLDLRVDLLGLGLDLGGVGNLVGSIVAAAATPIDQLLTGLLGTLGIGLGQADSWVTGVRCGGSLLVR
- a CDS encoding low molecular weight phosphatase family protein: MCAQNAVRSPMAEAMAKHFFGKSIYVQSAGARRGEVDGFMLTVLDEIGIDAHKHKPKSVEELEEWEGLNFDLIVSLSPEAHHKALDLTRTVAADVEYWPTIDPTVVQGSREQVLEAYREVRDGLMQRIKHRLRA
- a CDS encoding UPF0262 family protein; the protein is MSESKCLIGVTLDEASLGRGSPDQEHERAVAIYDLIERNRFALPGHDGGPYLAHLALVERRLVFDIRQADGVPVVAHHLSLTPLRRIIKDYAMVCESYYAAIRTATPSQIESIDMGRRGLHDEAAHILVDRLASKVEIDFDTARRLFTLIYALHWKG
- the hisD gene encoding histidinol dehydrogenase, with amino-acid sequence MPIRLDDRDARFEQDFQNLLGAKREVSEEVDRVVADIIAEVRAQGDAALIAYTSRFDGLDLTPQTLRVSEAEIDAAVKASPPEQLVALETARARIEAYHLRQKPQDAWFTDEAGVASGWRWSAIEAVGLYVPGGTASYPSSVLMNAVPAKVAGVDRVVMVAPTPRGETNPLVLAAARLAGVDEVYRIGGAQAVAALAYGTAMIAPVSKIVGPGNAYVAAAKRRVFGQVGIDMIAGPSEVLVIADGSANPDWIAADLLAQAEHDVSAQSILMTDDAGLAGEVEKAVIAQLATLPRAEIAGKSWADYGAILLVADLEAAIPLVDRLAPEHLEIMTAEPEGLAARIRNAGAIFIGGHTPEAIGDYVGGPNHVLPTARSARFSSGLGVLDFMKRTSLLQCGPEALRALAPAAVRLAEAEGLQAHGRSVTIRLNL
- a CDS encoding DUF2948 family protein → MPIDAADPLKLIALDADDLAILSAHLQDAVLKVADIAYLPGEKRFALAARRFDWAGAQARQRRRRLAALHFERVTAVRSTGIDTAAPGTVLNLLAITFDERDGPTGDVTLHFSDGAAIRLGVECIEAQMKDLGPVWEAVATPDHPNGA